The region GACGAGCGAGAAGATCCAGCCGATGCCGGGGATCTGGCCGAGCAGCGCTGATGCGACGATGGCACCGAGCATGACCCAGGGCGAGAGGTCGCCGAGTTTCGCGGCGACCAGGGAGTTGTACACGGGCACCCACGCGCGCCACTTGCCCTGCACGCCGGCCTTCTCGAAGACCTTCATGAGGAAGAACGCGCCGATCACGTACCCGGCGATGGCGAGGATGAGAAGTATGGGGGCGAGAATGAGCCAGAAGGCCACCATCGCTCCGTAGCCGTAGTCGTAATCCATATCGATCTCCAGGGTCGATGTGAGACGCGCGGGCACACGCCTGCGGAGCCTCCGCTCCGCTCGACACATGGTAGCGACGATCAGTGCGCGCTGTCAGCATTCTTTCAGGTTCGCGATGGCGCGTGTCGGCCCGGGTGGGTAGCCTGACCGCAGACCCGGAAGGACTCCCGATGAGCGACACCACTCCCCCCGTCCCGCCGTTGCCCGAGCAGCCCGCTGCGGACGCGGCACGGGCGACACCGGCGGGAGCCTCAGCGACCGCTGCAGGGCCGTCGTCGGGCGCCGCCGGGGCGGACCCCGACGACACCGGCGTTCCCACCACACTGGGCGGCGACCCGGCAGACATCGGGCGCGGCTTCTTCTCCGCGCTGTTCGACCTGTCGTTCCGCACGTTCATCACGCGGCGGCTCGCGAGCGTCTTCTACCTCGTGGGCCTCATCGCGATCGGCATCGGGGTGATCTTCTACTTCGTCGGCGGTCTCGTCAACGGCATCGGGGCGCTGTGGTTCAACCCCGGCGCGGGCATCAGCCTGATCGTCGCGACGATCGTGCTCGTGCCGATCCTCGGACTCCTCGCGATCATCACCCTCAGGTTCATCATCGAGGGGATCGTCGCCCTCATCGCCATCGCCGAGAACACCGAGCGCACGGCGGAGAACACGCGCGGCTCGTCCGCCTAGCTGCTCCCTCGTGGTGCCCGGTCAGGCGAACAGCTCGATCTCGCCCGACGCGCTTTCAGCGACACGCAGGCCCGCAGCACCCGCCCACCGCAGGAACCCCGCACGCGTCGACACCCTTGGTCGCGCCTCGGCCAGGCGCCGCACGAGCGCGCCCTTCGCGTGCTTGTTGAAGTGGTTGAGCGCGCGCACCGCTCCGTCGGGTCCTTCCGACACGACACGGACGTACGCGGACGCGACGCCCGCCGGAACCGGTCCGAGCGCGACGTACGCCTCAGAACGGAGGTCGAGCACGAAGCGCGGCGCCGATGCGGCGAGTGCCGCCGTCACCGGCTGCGCCCAATGCCGCTTGAGAGCGGGCACGCCGGGCAGTGCCACTCCGGCGCCGAGGCGGTACGCGGGGATCGCGTCGAGGGCGCCGACCGGGCCGAACGGCGCGGAGTGGATCATCGCGTGGCCGCGCAGCCAGCCGCGCGCCGTCGCGTCGAGCGACGCCGCATCCAGAGCGTCGAACAGCACGCCGGTGTAGCGGTCGATCGCCGGCATCGTCGGAGCGGTGCGCAGCACCGCATTCACCGCGACCTCGTCGCGCTGCGTGGCGCCGAGCTTGAGCACGCGGGCCGCGGCATCCTCATCGGCAGAGAGTGCGACGAGCGCCTCGATCACAGCGTCGCGCTGCGACGCGAGCGACGGCAGGGCGAGCGCGCCGACGTCGAGCGCACGGCGGCGGCCGCCCGCGCGCTTCGTCTCGGACGGCGGCAGCAGGATCAGCATGGAGAACCCATCGGAGCGAGACGAAACGCCCCGGACACAGTGAGATGCCGGGGCGTTTCGTGGCGGAGCGGACTCCGCCGTGGACTACTGCGTGTGCGTCAGGAGATGAGCGCGGCGTTGCCCGCCACGATCGTCAGCACGTCGGCCTCCATCGAGAGGAAGCCGTCCTGCGCGTTGGCGATGATCTTCCCGCCCGAGGTCTCGGTGATGCGCACCTGACCCTCGGCGAGGATCGCGAGCACGGGCTCGTGACCGGGCATGAAGCCGATCTCGCCCAGCACGGTCTTGGCGACGACGAGCGACGCCTCTCCCGACCAGACCTCCGCATCCGCGGAGACGAGACTCACCTTGAGCGGCATGATCAGCCGTTCTCCTTCTGGATCTGGGCCCACTTCTCCTCGACGTCGGAGATGCCGCCGACGTTGAAGAACGCCTGCTCGGCGAC is a window of Microbacterium terrae DNA encoding:
- a CDS encoding DUF4282 domain-containing protein; its protein translation is MSDTTPPVPPLPEQPAADAARATPAGASATAAGPSSGAAGADPDDTGVPTTLGGDPADIGRGFFSALFDLSFRTFITRRLASVFYLVGLIAIGIGVIFYFVGGLVNGIGALWFNPGAGISLIVATIVLVPILGLLAIITLRFIIEGIVALIAIAENTERTAENTRGSSA
- a CDS encoding YaaA family protein produces the protein MLILLPPSETKRAGGRRRALDVGALALPSLASQRDAVIEALVALSADEDAAARVLKLGATQRDEVAVNAVLRTAPTMPAIDRYTGVLFDALDAASLDATARGWLRGHAMIHSAPFGPVGALDAIPAYRLGAGVALPGVPALKRHWAQPVTAALAASAPRFVLDLRSEAYVALGPVPAGVASAYVRVVSEGPDGAVRALNHFNKHAKGALVRRLAEARPRVSTRAGFLRWAGAAGLRVAESASGEIELFA
- a CDS encoding F0F1 ATP synthase subunit epsilon, encoding MPLKVSLVSADAEVWSGEASLVVAKTVLGEIGFMPGHEPVLAILAEGQVRITETSGGKIIANAQDGFLSMEADVLTIVAGNAALIS